A section of the Cytophagales bacterium genome encodes:
- a CDS encoding UDP-N-acetylmuramoyl-tripeptide--D-alanyl-D-alanine ligase, producing MKISLNDIYQKFICCNSVSIDTRTLQKNAMFFALKGPNFDGNQFAKEAIEKGALFVVIDEEKYVLNTKYILVKNVLKTLQDLAQFHRQNLNIPLLAITGTNGKTTTKELIHVVLSKKYKTYATKGNLNNHIGVPLTLLSISPPTSPPLTPSQLESEKREIGETERGKTKRFTDSPIHPFTDSGGFRGAVIIEMGANHIGEIARLCEIAMPDFGLITNIGKAHLEGFGSFEGVAKAKSELYYYLLQHDGKVFVNSKNEHLNRMAARFSNPIRYGSKGDFYHCELVENRTLPAGGARSIAPVLLNLVTQNGDIVKTNLAGAYNLENIEAALCIGKYFKVNEKDANKAIAEYTPQSNRSEIIKRGTNTIISDAYNANPQSMEVSIKDFAELKLRQVETPRNSGQAPDTTRNKVLILGDMFELGDHSMEEHKALGDFIAALIQKGACFQILLCGKAMKYTKSQLTGGEVAIYFEDKEALTGWLKKNKFRDAYILIKGSRSMELETVVAYI from the coding sequence ATGAAAATTTCCTTAAACGACATCTACCAAAAATTTATTTGTTGCAATTCTGTCAGCATAGATACCAGAACGCTGCAAAAAAACGCCATGTTCTTTGCACTGAAGGGACCTAATTTTGATGGAAATCAATTTGCTAAAGAAGCAATTGAAAAAGGCGCATTATTTGTAGTGATTGATGAAGAAAAGTACGTTTTGAATACGAAGTATATATTAGTAAAAAATGTATTGAAAACCTTACAAGATCTGGCGCAGTTTCACCGGCAAAACTTAAACATCCCGTTATTAGCCATCACCGGTACAAATGGTAAAACCACTACAAAAGAGCTTATCCATGTCGTGCTAAGCAAAAAATACAAGACCTACGCCACTAAAGGTAATTTAAATAATCACATAGGTGTGCCATTGACATTATTGTCAATCAGCCCCCCTACCAGCCCCCCTCTAACTCCAAGCCAACTTGAATCGGAGAAACGGGAAATCGGAGAAACGGAGAGAGGGAAAACGAAGCGATTCACCGATTCACCCATTCACCCATTCACCGATTCGGGGGGATTTAGGGGGGCTGTAATTATTGAAATGGGAGCTAATCATATCGGAGAGATTGCCAGGCTTTGTGAAATTGCTATGCCGGACTTTGGGCTGATCACCAATATAGGTAAAGCGCATCTTGAAGGTTTCGGGAGCTTTGAAGGCGTTGCCAAGGCAAAAAGTGAGTTATACTATTATCTGTTGCAGCATGATGGTAAAGTGTTTGTTAATTCTAAAAATGAACATTTGAACAGGATGGCTGCCCGTTTTAGCAATCCAATCAGATATGGTAGTAAGGGCGATTTTTATCATTGTGAACTTGTTGAAAACAGAACCCTGCCAGCTGGCGGGGCAAGGAGCATAGCCCCCGTGCTACTAAATTTAGTAACTCAAAATGGTGACATTGTTAAAACCAATCTTGCCGGTGCCTACAACCTGGAAAACATTGAAGCTGCGTTATGCATTGGAAAATATTTTAAGGTTAATGAAAAAGATGCCAACAAAGCAATTGCTGAATATACACCCCAAAGTAACCGTTCAGAAATAATAAAAAGAGGTACGAACACCATTATTTCTGACGCTTATAATGCCAATCCGCAATCAATGGAAGTTAGTATTAAAGATTTTGCGGAATTAAAGTTGCGGCAAGTGGAAACCCCGAGGAATTCGGGGCAGGCACCTGACACCACCAGAAATAAAGTACTTATTCTTGGAGATATGTTTGAACTAGGAGATCATTCCATGGAAGAACATAAGGCATTGGGGGATTTTATTGCCGCACTTATACAAAAAGGCGCTTGTTTTCAAATATTACTTTGCGGGAAAGCAATGAAATATACAAAATCACAATTAACAGGGGGGGAGGTTGCAATTTATTTTGAGGATAAAGAGGCTTTAACAGGTTGGTTAAAAAAAAACAAATTCAGGGATGCTTACATCTTAATAAAAGGTTCAAGAAGTATGGAGCTTGAAACAGTGGTGGCTTACATCTAG